The following are encoded in a window of Halorarum salinum genomic DNA:
- a CDS encoding UbiD family decarboxylase, translating to MLSDLREFVEMVDDEGELARLDGVDWNLELGAVTEVVAEREDGPALLFDDIVDYSSGFRVLTNPFGTIARTKLGLNMEPSLGPLEVIDTWRTESNDYEGVSPTEVGADGAPIRENVHMGADVDVTAIPAPRWHAHDGGRYIGTGCTVITEDPDTGWVNLGVYRSVILDDESVSVLFLPGKDGRITMEKYHERGKPCPVAIVLGEDPHTWFASSMTAGRQESEYELAGWMRGEPVPVVESEYTGLPVPATAEIVLEGTVPPLSERNCSDGPFGEWPGYATPASENQPVLEIETITHRDDPILLGIPPLKPPGGYYEVPIRTAGGVWNQLENAGISGITGVWSHVFERPQFLTISIEQQYPGHAKQVATAAATVPNGVYGGRYTIVVDDDVNVTDTEDVLWALCTRCNVEEIDVIRDLYTSPLDPVSDEGEAKSSRMVMNACRPYEERDLFPTVNRADDELRERVLEEWNLDEI from the coding sequence ATGCTTTCCGATCTCCGTGAGTTTGTCGAGATGGTCGATGACGAGGGTGAACTCGCCCGACTGGACGGGGTTGACTGGAACCTTGAACTTGGCGCAGTCACCGAAGTCGTGGCCGAGCGCGAGGACGGTCCGGCGCTGCTGTTCGACGATATCGTCGACTATTCGTCGGGCTTTCGCGTGCTAACCAATCCGTTCGGAACAATCGCGCGGACGAAGCTAGGGCTGAACATGGAACCCTCGCTAGGGCCGCTGGAAGTGATCGATACGTGGCGCACCGAGAGCAACGACTACGAGGGCGTCTCGCCGACCGAAGTCGGCGCAGACGGAGCGCCGATTCGGGAGAACGTTCACATGGGTGCAGACGTCGACGTGACGGCTATTCCAGCGCCGAGGTGGCATGCACATGACGGCGGCCGGTACATCGGGACCGGCTGCACCGTGATCACGGAGGACCCCGACACTGGCTGGGTCAACCTCGGCGTATATCGTAGCGTCATCCTCGATGATGAGAGCGTCTCCGTTCTGTTCCTCCCCGGCAAGGACGGCCGGATCACCATGGAGAAGTACCACGAGCGGGGTAAGCCGTGTCCGGTAGCGATAGTACTGGGCGAAGATCCCCATACCTGGTTCGCCTCCTCGATGACCGCTGGGCGCCAAGAAAGCGAGTACGAACTCGCGGGGTGGATGCGGGGTGAACCGGTCCCGGTCGTTGAGAGCGAGTACACAGGCCTCCCAGTCCCGGCGACCGCCGAGATTGTTTTGGAGGGGACAGTCCCGCCGCTCTCGGAGCGCAACTGCTCTGACGGCCCCTTCGGCGAGTGGCCTGGCTATGCGACGCCTGCGTCCGAAAATCAGCCAGTCCTCGAGATCGAGACGATTACCCATCGGGATGACCCAATCCTGCTAGGCATCCCGCCGCTCAAGCCCCCAGGGGGCTACTACGAAGTCCCAATCCGGACCGCTGGCGGTGTCTGGAATCAACTCGAGAACGCCGGTATCAGCGGGATCACCGGTGTCTGGTCTCATGTGTTCGAGCGCCCGCAGTTCCTTACGATCTCGATCGAACAGCAGTATCCCGGTCATGCCAAACAGGTCGCAACGGCGGCCGCTACGGTTCCCAACGGCGTCTACGGCGGCCGGTACACGATCGTAGTTGACGATGATGTCAATGTCACGGACACCGAAGATGTCCTCTGGGCGTTGTGTACCCGGTGTAATGTCGAGGAGATCGACGTGATCCGGGACCTGTACACTAGCCCGTTAGACCCGGTGTCCGACGAGGGCGAAGCCAAGAGCTCTCGCATGGTGATGAATGCCTGCCGCCCCTACGAGGAACGGGACTTGTTCCCGACAGTCAACCGCGCTGACGATGAACTACGTGAACGCGTACTTGAGGAGTGGAACCTCGACGAGATCTGA
- a CDS encoding XdhC family protein, whose product MDTPDESDPWSISKPALYRELQRSQQNDETIVLATIVNVEGSAYRRPGAKMLISADNESLGAVTAGCLEEPVVDLASTVREEERPQVETFDLMDDEWGLGLGCNGIIDILLEPVDASIEPVLAALHDRRPVTVVTAVRSDNPAVSIGARTVISTNGDVSNSHDRSQLPKSVVDAVKTTAETIQNSGKATICDISTSGGDVQVFIDSIEPSPRLLLFGNQNDVHPVSRFGRQVGFEVIVASARGSRSSSSDFPCAHEVYATHPTDIHELTDERTYVVLMSHNLLDDQLALESLQFAPDVPYIGLMGPQERFEQICDKLAKDGTAFTADQLERVSTPVGLDLGGGEPMQIALSIVSEVLAIHNERTGGRLKDKKGPIHDRVSIGTDGS is encoded by the coding sequence ATGGACACTCCCGACGAATCTGACCCATGGAGTATCTCCAAGCCGGCCCTCTATAGAGAACTACAACGCTCTCAACAGAACGATGAAACAATTGTGCTCGCAACAATCGTTAATGTCGAGGGGTCCGCTTATCGTCGGCCGGGAGCAAAGATGCTTATTTCCGCTGATAACGAAAGTCTGGGTGCAGTCACAGCGGGTTGCCTCGAGGAGCCAGTAGTGGACTTGGCATCAACAGTCCGAGAGGAAGAGCGTCCTCAGGTAGAGACGTTTGACCTTATGGACGACGAATGGGGACTGGGCCTCGGGTGTAACGGTATCATTGACATTCTGTTGGAACCGGTCGATGCTTCGATCGAACCAGTTCTTGCAGCACTACATGACCGCAGACCAGTCACGGTGGTTACTGCGGTCCGTTCAGACAACCCCGCGGTTTCGATCGGAGCCCGGACAGTTATCTCCACAAACGGTGATGTTTCGAACTCACATGACCGCAGTCAGCTCCCGAAGAGCGTGGTTGACGCGGTGAAGACAACCGCCGAAACGATTCAGAACAGCGGCAAGGCTACTATATGTGACATCTCGACCTCGGGTGGGGACGTTCAAGTGTTCATTGATAGTATCGAGCCATCCCCTCGACTACTTCTGTTTGGGAACCAAAATGACGTTCATCCTGTGTCACGATTCGGGCGACAGGTTGGTTTCGAGGTTATTGTCGCCTCTGCTCGCGGGTCCCGTTCGTCGAGTAGCGACTTTCCGTGTGCTCACGAAGTATATGCGACTCATCCGACGGACATTCACGAGTTAACCGATGAACGGACCTACGTCGTGTTGATGTCGCATAACCTCCTCGATGATCAGCTTGCCCTCGAATCCCTTCAGTTTGCACCCGACGTCCCCTACATTGGGCTTATGGGACCGCAAGAACGGTTCGAGCAGATATGCGATAAATTGGCTAAGGATGGAACAGCATTTACAGCGGATCAATTAGAGCGAGTGTCGACACCGGTAGGACTTGATCTTGGAGGTGGTGAACCTATGCAGATCGCCCTAAGTATCGTAAGTGAAGTGCTTGCGATTCACAATGAACGAACTGGAGGCCGTTTAAAAGATAAGAAAGGCCCAATACACGATAGAGTTTCCATTGGTACAGACGGATCATGA
- the rdfA gene encoding rod-determining factor RdfA yields the protein MPSDDDGASNETSITKVGRLLSEYGLGNEYGAQLEAAWTTEGEKRKSLRDLAEEFNRQLVTVAMRDAGISTLDGEVENMFRLLTDDNVSAGTRIKVRNRLERSGVNVDKLERDFVTYQAIRSYLQNERDAKYEGVSDEDRLERTIESIERLQTRLSSVSESNLNQLRKTDRITLNEYHLFVSVDVLCEHCNSQYTIVELLNRGGCDCNGT from the coding sequence ATGCCATCGGATGATGATGGGGCGTCCAACGAAACGTCCATAACGAAGGTTGGTCGTCTCCTCTCCGAATACGGCCTCGGGAATGAGTATGGCGCACAACTTGAGGCCGCATGGACGACCGAAGGGGAGAAACGAAAGAGTCTCCGAGACTTAGCGGAGGAGTTCAATAGGCAGCTCGTCACGGTGGCGATGAGAGATGCAGGAATATCGACACTAGATGGGGAAGTCGAGAATATGTTTCGGCTATTGACCGATGACAACGTGTCAGCCGGTACACGTATAAAGGTTCGTAATCGGCTTGAGCGCAGTGGTGTCAATGTAGATAAGCTCGAACGAGATTTCGTCACTTACCAAGCGATCCGATCGTATCTCCAAAACGAACGTGACGCCAAGTACGAGGGTGTGAGCGACGAAGACCGTCTCGAACGGACCATTGAGAGCATCGAACGGCTGCAGACACGGCTCAGCTCCGTCAGCGAAAGCAATCTGAATCAACTACGCAAGACAGATCGAATCACCCTGAATGAATACCATCTGTTTGTGAGTGTCGACGTGCTGTGTGAGCACTGTAACTCACAATACACCATAGTCGAACTCCTTAATCGCGGCGGCTGTGACTGCAACGGAACGTAG